Proteins encoded by one window of Sphingomonas ginkgonis:
- a CDS encoding acyltransferase family protein — translation MLHADARASLRVDTLRGIACVLLILFHAVAEVRLAKPMALDGLARANEFAIFLRMPLFIFLSGYVYAARPVEGRQALRFLQRKARRLLVPLAFVTLLTLGLRATFGHGSFGNLAPDFVAAIAQPSYQLWFVEALFLIFLALACGMQRLLHSVAGCLLLIAAVAVGEVFGTSTIRLFSVGQAIHFLPYFVTGVLAFGLIDANGTPPRTRLLAGAALLLIGLLRSAQLRGLEIDSAATSIGALLSLLIMAPVSSWLTWIGRRSMVIYLYHALVLAAFTRVLPGPPAAVLAQVMVLAVLLPIMVEMAAERWLPVVLPLLGGRAHRPLPSARQGLRFTLRPPSRAAESI, via the coding sequence GTGCTCCATGCAGACGCGCGCGCGTCGCTGCGGGTCGACACGCTGCGGGGGATCGCGTGCGTCCTGCTCATCCTCTTCCATGCGGTGGCCGAGGTCCGGCTGGCCAAACCGATGGCGCTCGACGGCCTTGCCCGTGCGAACGAGTTCGCCATCTTCCTCCGCATGCCGTTGTTCATTTTCCTGTCCGGCTATGTCTATGCCGCCCGGCCCGTTGAAGGACGGCAGGCTCTGCGCTTCCTCCAGCGCAAGGCGAGACGACTGCTGGTTCCGCTCGCCTTCGTGACGTTGCTCACGCTCGGGCTGCGCGCCACCTTCGGCCATGGGTCGTTCGGGAACCTGGCGCCCGATTTCGTCGCGGCGATCGCGCAACCCAGCTACCAGCTCTGGTTCGTCGAGGCCCTGTTCCTCATCTTCCTCGCGCTCGCCTGCGGAATGCAGCGCCTGCTGCACTCGGTCGCCGGATGCCTGCTGCTGATCGCCGCCGTTGCGGTCGGCGAGGTATTCGGGACGTCCACAATCCGGCTGTTCTCGGTCGGTCAGGCCATCCACTTCCTGCCCTACTTCGTGACCGGCGTCCTCGCCTTCGGACTCATCGATGCCAACGGGACGCCGCCCAGGACCAGGCTGCTCGCCGGCGCGGCCCTGTTGCTGATTGGTCTGCTCCGCTCGGCGCAGCTGCGGGGCCTCGAGATCGACAGTGCCGCCACTTCGATCGGCGCGCTGCTGTCGCTGCTCATCATGGCCCCGGTATCCTCATGGCTCACGTGGATCGGCCGGCGATCGATGGTCATCTATCTGTATCACGCGCTCGTCCTTGCGGCATTCACGCGAGTGCTCCCCGGGCCGCCGGCGGCAGTGCTCGCGCAGGTAATGGTCCTCGCCGTCCTCCTGCCGATCATGGTCGAAATGGCGGCGGAGCGCTGGCTTCCCGTCGTGCTGCCGCTGCTCGGCGGCCGCGCCCACCGGCCGCTACCATCCGCGCGGCAGGGTCTCCGCTTCACCTTGCGGCCACCGAGCCGAGCGGCGGAGTCGATCTAG